The Triticum aestivum cultivar Chinese Spring chromosome 6D, IWGSC CS RefSeq v2.1, whole genome shotgun sequence genomic sequence TTTCTCCTCCTTGCAGCTGCTCCAGCCATGGCGAAGCCGATATCAATAGAGGTGTGGAACCCCAGCGGCAAGTACCGTGTGGTGAGCACCAAGTCCATGCCCGGCACCCGCTGGATCAAGCTCCTCACTGACAACGACTGCCGCCTCGAGGTGCGCTGCTCTGTTTCTTTGCTGTTGCTTGCTCTGTTTCATTGCTATGATGATAACAGATGCTGAATTTTCTTGCATGTTGAGCGCGCAGATATGCACGGAGAAGAAGACCATCCTCTCTGTCGACGACATACTGGCACTCATCGGTGATCACTGCCATGGTGTCATCGGCCAGGCAAGCAACCCCAGCTTGTTATTCCTTTCCTTTATGAATTTTCTTGTCGTGGGTTAtgtaacggagggagtacttgtattAGGTTGTTGTACTGTCCTAAAAGGTGTAGTTAAGGTTTCCTAAAAACTGTGGTTAAGGTCATATATAGTTTGTTATCCTTTTAACAAGGCTCTTCTTTATGTCTTGTTTCAAGTATTCAATTAGTTATCAATCTGGATGATGACTTGTGTGGCACAAATTGGCTGCAGCTAACAGAGGACTGGGGGGAAGTGCTCTTCTCTGCGCTCAAGCGCGCTGGCGGGACAGCCTTCAGCAACATGGCCGTCGGTTACAACAACGTCGACGTAGATGCTGCCAACAGGAATGGCATCGCCATCGGCAACACGCCTGTATGTAGCACATGGAATTTATTTGACTGACAAGTGCCTTTGATATGATGAATGTTGCTCTGAAGTCTGAATCTCGTGATTACCATGATGGATGGGTGTATGCAGGGTGTTCTTACTGAGACGACGGCGGAGCTAGCGGCATCGCTGTCGGTGGCGGCTGCCCGGAGGATCGTTGAGGCCGACCAATTCATGAGGGCTGGCCTCTACGACGGATGGCTCCCGCACCTGTGAGTGATTGACTGCTGTGCTATTTATACAGCTTGATATGTCAGCAGCATATATACATCTATATAAAGGGATGTACTATTTAAGATATACGGATTGAATGAAATAATGAATGCAGGTTTGTTGGGAACTTGCTCAAGGGGCAGACTGTTGGAGTGATCGGAGCTGGCCGCATCGGCTCAGCTTATGCAAGGATGATGGTACCACTTTATCCATCCTCCATAAATAAATCTCATCTCAAGCTAACCTGTTGAGTAGGTATGAGCAATGTAAAACCGACTTAAATTTTGTGTGTGCTAGATTGAGGGGTTCAAGATGAACTTGATCTACTTCGACCTGTACCAGTCCACACGGCTCGAGAAATTCGTCACCGGTAAATTGTATTACCTACCCATACCGATTTACAGCTCTATTATTCTTGTGTCAGCTATTTATGCATTTGATGTGGATTTAAGACATGTGTAATAATAATGTTTATATGATGCAGCGTATGGCCAGTTCCTGAAAGCCAATGGTGAGCAGCCCGTGACATGGAAGAGGGCTTCCAGCATGGAGGAGGTCCTCAGGGAGGCTGATGTGGTCAGTTAATTAGATACAATATGCACCGGGGCATTGCAATTTTCAAAATACAGATGAACTTTTTTACATTTGAGACAAGGAACTCTGTTTCTGTTGATGGCAACAGATAAGCCTGCACCCAGTGCTGGACAAGACAACGTACCACCTGATAAACCCAGAGCGGCTGGCGATGATGAAGAAGGAGGCAGTGCTGGTGAACGCGAGCCGTGGCCCGGTGATCGACGAGGTAGCACTGGTGGAGCACCTGAGGGCGAATCCCATGTTCCGTGTTGGCCTCGATGTTTTTGAGGATGAGCCTTACATGAAGCCAGGGCTGGCTGAGATGAAGAATGCCGTTGTCGTGCCTCACATCGCATCTGCATCCAAGGTGCGAACTTGTATGATGTATCTATATAAATTGGATTCAACTGAAGTGAAGTAATGGATTTGTACATCCATGCCATGGGCATTGCCATGCATCCTCTGATGGATTTCTCCGTTTGTTTGGTTGACTGCGTGCGTGCAGTGGACGCGTGAAGGGATGGCGACACTCGCTGCTCTTAACGTGCTTGTGAGTTTCCTTGGATGATGATCGCTTAATCAATCGAGTAGCCCTTAATGTTTATTGCTAAAGTAGTAGGTAGGTGACTACTGATCGAAACCTGATGGAGCAAGTGTTTGTTAAAACTGACAGGGTAAGATAAAGGGGTACCCGGTGTGGGGGAACCCGAACGCGGTGGAGCCCTTCCTCGACGAGAAGGCGGCGCCGCCCCCTGCCTGCCCAAGCATCGTTAATGCCAAGCAGCTCGGTAACTGTTATATACCCGCCTAGCTCTCTGATCTTAGTTAGCTAAAGACATCTTGTAGCTTGTATTGACTATTGATTGGTGTTGTTGGTTGCAGGCCTGCCATCTTCCAAGCTTTAGGCAGAGGCAGAGATGGATGAAtcactgctactactactactacttgctAAGATGCTATGCATATATAGCTCCTTCCCAGTATATATGTATGGATGCTCTCATCCTCATGGAGTAGTAGtactgaatgaatgaatgaatgagtaTATATATCAAGCAAGAGATTTTTGATCAATTATGCATTTATTATATGTTTCCCTGCCCTGCATTACTTATACCCACTGCTTGCTAGTAAATTAAGCTTGGCAAATTATGCTGTGATGTATGCTaggtattactccctccgtcccaaaataagtgtcttaagtttagtacaactttgtactagagttagtataaagttgagacacttattttgggacggagggagtacatatatgctGTAATGTATGATAGATATATTATGCTGTGAAGCAATTAAGAAATCCAAGGGAATTACACCACCCATAGTTCCCAGGCAGTAGCATCTGTCTGGCTGCCAAAGACTAAGATAAAGATTGCTTTCTTGTTTGTTTGTCTTGATATATTTGTGGACCttcattttttttttctttcttgggtctcattttttcttttgttttttgaattcacaaacattgttcaatttttgaacattttataaattcaTAAACATTTCCCAAATTCGTGAATATTTTATGAGttcgtgaacattttctgaattaatAAACTTTTTCTAAAACCTTTCTTTTCCGCGGAGAACTTTTTCTAAGCTTGTGGATACCAAATCTGCCAAGGGTTTTTCAAATTTGTGGATATTTcctaaattcacaaatattttctgAACTTGTTGATTATTTTTGACATTCAAGAACGTTTTTTGTATTTGTGAACAATTCAAAAAGTTGGAGTAGGCAGACTTCCGTGCACCCTTGTCCATGTGTAGTTTTTTGATGATATTCTAGTCTTTTAGATCTCTCTTTACAGACTTTGTCATGTTATAAGTTTGGTCTACCGACCTATTGAAAaccaaattaatatttttatttataatttttaaaattatCATTATCATTTTACAAGCATTTCTAAAGACTATGGTTTAGAAAAATCATAATTTGGCGTTTCATTTGGAAACTCTGAATTTTTTGTCTTCCCCATTTTAGGTCTTGGGCGGTGTTATTTCGGCAACGAGAGCACACCTTTTCTTTAGAAGCATCTTTTGATATTAAaggggcccgtgcgttgcaacgggccaATGGCCGAGatcacattttgctgcatcactgagatacactatcactctcaatttcatgaattcatgaacttttctttaaattcgtgaacatgtttgaaatcatgaacatatttcaaATTCATTAACATGTTTGAAATCAATTTTTATAACATttagaaacattttttaaaaattgtgaacattcCTCTTACAATTTTCATCGGCAAACATTTTTAGaatggatgaacattttttggaaattggtggaacaattattgaaattcatgaactttttttatttgatgaatattttttttgATTTAACGAACATTTTGAATGCATGATTATTTTTTGAATCAACGgacattttatgaatgaataaactattttgtaagtcatgaacaattttttaatttttagggtatttttccattcatgaacatttttttgaattggcGATATTTTGTTCAATTTCATAAAAAAATTGACAGGCGATGTTCATGCCCACTCTTACGAGCGGAGCAAGAAGTCCCCTCTCTGCTGCAAACTCAAACATAAGCTGTAATGGCTCCATAATCATGATGTTGCATGGGAGATAAcggatctccttgtctcaggccCACACAATTGTAGATAGGCCTCCCAGCGTCCCATTCACCAAGATCTGCGTTGAGGAGTTGGCCAAAAGGCCACATATCCATGAGATCCAATGGTTACCAAAGCCCAATTTGCTCAAGACTTCCTCAAGAACGACCATTGCACCGAATCAAAAACTTTAGAGATATCAAGCTTGAGCATGATTGCCGGCGCACGGAGAGCATGTAGGCGCTGCGCCGTGCATTGCACAAGCATGAAGTTGTCATGTATGGAGCAGCCCTTGATGAATGCACTTTGGTGTTCCCCCACTAGGCGCGAAAGATCCACCACAAGTCTCATGGAGAGGACTTCGACGAAAATTTTGATCGCCCCATGCATAAGGCTAACCGACCTGAAATCCTTGATGTCCACCGCACCGTCCATCTTAGGAGAAGCATCACAATTGCCTTCTTTATAACTGGAAGGCCTCTCATGTCCCCGTGGTAAAAGGCCTCGAAAGCACGCATGAGGTCACCTTTTATTACTTGCCAACAGGAGGCAAAGAACTTCTCCAAAAAGTGCCTAGGTTTTTTTTCTTAGCACCTACACACACATCACCTAGCATTAATTTCGCCTACCTGCAGTGTTTGATTAGCATCTAGTAGATACTCTAAGCCATAACCTGGTGTTGTCCTAAACAAAATGTATACTTTCTCACAAAAAGTATTGCCTGATTAAGGATAACTGGACTCACCCTAGCGCATAACAGTCACACGAAAATAGTTCATATGGTATTCTGGCATGATGTAAGAAAAAATGCATGGGGCACTGGAGTATAGAAGAAAATGAGAACGTACATATTATCAATTACCTGTAAATAAAAAGTACAGTCGTATTGTCACTTATCAGATCAGCTGCGAAGAAAGAAAATCTGTCGGGCATGAACAAATTATGATAAACGTAGTCAATTTGAAGCATGATAGTTGTAGATTATGATAGAAATGATTCCCAGAGAGTAACAAGCTTTAGGGCATGTGTTTCGGGGTTGATCAATAGGATTTGAAGCAAGCCGGTGAAATATTTCGACCATCTATCAGAATGATAGAACTTGTGACGCGGTAAAGGGAGTTACCCGATATGAGATCAGATAAAATCAGAAACATTTTTGTGATTTGGATAAGCACGCAACATCTGTAATATTTTTCCTTGAGATCTAAATGCATCTCACGTCTTATTTCATTCTTTTTTTAGTAAAAAAACTCTGAAAAATGTAAACCAAAATTTCATACAGCTTAGAAATTGTGATATGGTTCAACTTTCATAACCTCAAAATGCGTGGCTAATTACCAATTAGGATGTACAATACAAATGTAGAAGTTGTAAAATTAATTAATTATGCCAAAACTCATGACAAACAGTTAATGTCATGGTGATGGATGTATCAAATGGCAAGAGAGGACCTAAAGAGCAATACAATTGTGCATGAAATTAGCACCAGAAACTATATATGTGTGACTCGGTCTAACACTCCAGGCTCGCATAGCATCACATCAATCTCAAATCATTCATGAGAATAAAACAAAAAGAGCACCGACAGGGCAATGAACCACTCGAGAAAGATGAATTGGTTCATGGAAAGGTTTGCGTAAAATAAATCACCTCTTCAAGAGTCTCTTTCCTACAAGGCTGCAACTCCAAGAGCATTTCCTGAAAAAATGAGGAGAAATGACAGAAAAATTGACATGCGGAAGAAAGAAAGGAAGGGGATGCGGGCACACATAGTTGAGCTTCCGGCAGATCGTCTCTCTGGCATCACGCACGAGGGATGAGGACGACTGCGGCGACACCACCGACTGCTCAACAACATAGAAAGAAGTGGACGGAGGTCTGGCTGCACACACCACTCATTCAGCAACAGTCTTGAACTTACTATAATGTCGGGCACCATCTCAAATCCCTTCTAAAAATAAACTGAACAAAGTGCACATCAGTAACGGTTCAGGGTACAGTGTAGAGAGCTAGAAGGGGCAGTGGATCTGAAAATTTGAAGAATAGATGTAGAGACCTGTTCATAGTTTCTGAAGGTGAAGGAATTGTAGAGAGAAAGGTACGAAACAGTGAAGCAGACGGCAAGCCACCATGTGAGGCCACGCCCTGTTCCTTTCCCCGTTGGTCTCGCTCGCTTGAGGATCAGAGGTTTATTCAAAAAAATAAGAAAGGAACCACAACACTTACACAATACTGCATAGATGGGCGGGAAGAGACAGAGTGGTAGAGATCAGGGGCAAGGGGGAGAAGGATTCAGAGAAATTTACCTTGGCATCACGGACGAACCTGCCACCTCGACCCGGCTCCCCCGTCCGCCCTCAGCAGCAACAGCACACCGAGCGGATCCCTGCACCGCCGCCTCAGCCCGTCGCCTTGAAGCATTGCCGCCAGGAGATGCCGCTGCCATGTTCTCCTCCGGCCAGATGCGTTGTCGCATCCCGCGCTGAACAAGTTTCAACCAAAAAAGGAAATGAAGATAGTCGAATGTATCTTTCCACCCAATTATATATATGGTTTCATGGTTCGTTCTCATACTCTCTTCAGTAGTTCTGCTTAATGCTTTTGTAACTCAAAGTTTCTCTGACTCTTCAAAATCAAGCAAGAACCAGAAGATGCTAGCAGAGAATTTAATCCAACATTATGCTCTACTTAGCCTGACATACACTGCTGAAATTTGGAACAATGATTCAAACACAAGTCTGCAGCATGAAGAGTTCAACGTGTACTCAAGCAAGAAGGTTAATTCTGCCACAGGCCAAATGTCCACTGCAGCTCCCAGAGCCCAACGATCAACAAAACTAGCCAATCATACACAAACTGGGCAGGGTTATGTAGCAATCTCCTAAGAAATTCTGCTCACCAAATACTGAGGAGATAACTTGACCCAGGAGAATCTAGCGGCTAATTCAGTAACGAGAGGCTTACCTGGAATTAGGTAGTTGCTACGCGGGGGGTCTTGACGTACTCCTCGTTGTCGGAGCCAAACAAATCTctcgcctcctcttcctcctcgtccccGTATCCGGCTGCGGGCCTGACGGGCACGACACCGAACGAGTTGTACTTCCCGCCGTCCCCGTCGTCGGCGCCGTCCTCGTCCTCACCGCCGCCGGCGGGGCTGCTTTTGCGGCCGCTGGAGGGCCGGGCTTGGCCTTGGGTTTTTTGCGTCGGgtttggctaggcccggcccgaggtatggccaggtataggGAGAACACATGAGAATTTTTGTTTACTACAACCCAACATGCTGAAGGGCCCCTAAGATAAAATTAAATTACAAATAAGTCATCCATATTACCAAACATGACCATAGAAACCACTGAGAAAAT encodes the following:
- the LOC123142882 gene encoding glycerate dehydrogenase encodes the protein MILWSYPPSGLCLAFQNSRKSWRLMFPSQPDKRSTTCSLSPPLASSFLFLLLAAAPAMAKPISIEVWNPSGKYRVVSTKSMPGTRWIKLLTDNDCRLEICTEKKTILSVDDILALIGDHCHGVIGQLTEDWGEVLFSALKRAGGTAFSNMAVGYNNVDVDAANRNGIAIGNTPGVLTETTAELAASLSVAAARRIVEADQFMRAGLYDGWLPHLFVGNLLKGQTVGVIGAGRIGSAYARMMIEGFKMNLIYFDLYQSTRLEKFVTAYGQFLKANGEQPVTWKRASSMEEVLREADVISLHPVLDKTTYHLINPERLAMMKKEAVLVNASRGPVIDEVALVEHLRANPMFRVGLDVFEDEPYMKPGLAEMKNAVVVPHIASASKWTREGMATLAALNVLGKIKGYPVWGNPNAVEPFLDEKAAPPPACPSIVNAKQLGLPSSKL